Proteins encoded by one window of Cloeon dipterum chromosome 2, ieCloDipt1.1, whole genome shotgun sequence:
- the LOC135937399 gene encoding gastrula zinc finger protein XlCGF66.1-like, whose protein sequence is MPRVKGIPRKAIISRPQEESSSRSWNQESERNEDALLEPIQEFQQDSTTQRIGGEEDANPGPSSQANNDLNLKENNDRRMEEFQEVESQRKSSASTKTGSNGGRKQYKRGKCCECNEVYINISMHSRRKHNGKLEKCTASDRVCKDHFASVQKRIEHEQQEHLERKEFQCQFCHYSAEQNRNLKRHVLTMHSEKKIRCGQKKCGKMFASKADLKQHVKMCHTMVKCPKCGRDMSRYALVQHKQRIVECA, encoded by the exons ATGCCTCGTGTAAAAGGAATCCCAAGAAAAGCTATTATTTCGCGTCCACAAGAAGAAAGCAG TTCTCGGTCCTGGAATCAAGAGAGTGAACGAAACGAAGATGCTCTGCTTGAACCAATCCAGGAATTCCAGCAAGATTCTACAACTCAGAGAATTGGCGGCGAGGAAGATGCCAATCCTGGACCTTCATCGCAGGCGaacaatgatttaaatttgaaggaaaacaaCGATCGTCGAATGGAGGAATTCCAAGAGGTGGAATCACAGAGAAAATCTTCTGCTTCTACTAAAACTGGCTCAAACGGCGGTAGAAAACAATACAAAAGAGGCAAATGCTGTGAATGCAACGAGGTGTATATCAATATTTCCATGCACTCCAGGCGCAAGCACAATGGAAAGTTGGAAAAGTGCACCGCCTCTGATCGTGTTTGCAAAGATCATTTTGCCTCAGTTCAAAAGAGAATCGAGCACGAGCAACAGGAGCATTTGGAACGAAAGGAATTCCAGTGCCAGTTCTGCCATTACTCGGCAGAGCAGAATCGCAACTTAAAAAGACATGTTCTTACTATGCATTcggaaaagaaaatcagatGTGGACAGAAGAAATGTGGCAAGATGTTTGCTTCAAAAGCAGATTTGAAACAGCATGTCAAGATGTGTCACACAATGGTAAAATGTCCCAAATGCGGCAGAGACATGAGCCGCTATGCACTTGTTCAGCACAAGCAGCGAATTGTTGAGTGTGCTTAA